A genomic region of Amphiura filiformis chromosome 6, Afil_fr2py, whole genome shotgun sequence contains the following coding sequences:
- the LOC140154502 gene encoding uncharacterized protein produces the protein MSAQAPMYREIHANGKVRVDHSKSSFGSLSQVAEATRVLLLHPNEIGKCRENPLTHKGKRIQLTKMLILILIPIFSLAILAVLDLNTIARNNSVNVEVRNAIRFSRDIGVLLSRLQRERDMTALYVSAIGAENNVYLTETYPLTDLALDELKYWPVETSVLKELPFFRKKSDFKQHLAYHRNNLNRNDTTVYQEIDFYTGVLQIFIDWLYESVGNSKGHATWQTLVAYQLLIVSNVDTGIERTLGSVFYAQGKFHRHEDYVWYLDKYNVGAWNFNASKRYSTLAIEFYEKGVANLSEDFIQTITEMRTTIREYGSVTNVEYATLKPSFGDATIWFDSMTAYVNILENVQKEMAEEILARLENDLQSDTKSIAVSIALVIVVIVMCPLILRAFWAITTDIQNYALTLASQTKALNKEKKRADWLLYSMMPIVVAEQLMTSQDVTAEYFDSATVFFADITGFSKLCSESTPMQIVEMLNGLYLVFDTRIEHYNVYKVETINETYMLASGLPTRCGTRHVGEIATVALDLVYHASCLEVPHKKHKKIQIRVGINTGSVVAGVVGLKMPRYCLFGDTVNTASRMQSTGLPGRVQVSDTSYLGLMDLGGYKLVKRGIVDVKGKGSMDTYWLTEKDNFEMAITAEDNANNLMNDVALREHKYEHMYEQTYTGRIQYRGRTSDRNGSETDSE, from the exons atgtctGCTCAAGCACCAATGTATCGTGAAATTCACGCCAATGGTAAGGTCAGGGTTGACCATTCAAAATCTTCTTTCGGATCTTTGTCACAAGTAGCCGAAGCGACACGAGTACTTCTACTGCATCCAAACGAAATTGGAAAATGTCGCGAAAATCCTCTTACACATAAAGGAAAGCGAATTCAGCTTACCAAAATGTTAATTCTGATTCTGATTCCAATTTTTTCTCTGGCCATTCTCGCAGTTCTTGATTTGAACACCATCGCCCGAAATAATAGCGTCAATGTTGAGGTTCGCAACGCCATAAGATTTAGCCGGGATATTGGAGTACTTCTTAGCAGACTTCAACGGGAAAGAGACATGACAGCTTTGTATGTAAGCGCAATAGGTGCGGAGAACAATGTCTACCTAACAGAGACATATCCATTAACAGACTTGGCGTTAGATGAACTCAAGTACTGGCCTGTAGAGACAAGTGTTTTAAAAGAGCTGCCGTTTTTCCGGAAGAAAAGCGATTTCAAGCAACATCTTGCATATCATCGTAACAATCTGAACCGTAACGACACTACCGTTTATCAGGAGATTGATTTCTACACGGGCGTCCTACAGATATTCATTGATTGGCTTTATGAGAGTGTTGGCAACTCTAAAGGCCATGCCACCTGGCAAACTCTTGTAGCTTACCAGTTACTCATCGTCAGCAATGTTGACACAGGAATTGAGCGTACTCTTGGCTCGGTCTTCTACGCACAAGGCAAATTCCACAGACATGAAGATTACGTATGGTATCTTGATAAGTATAACGTTGGTGCGTGGAACTTTAACGCTTCAAAACGATACTCCACCCTAGCCATTGAATTTTACGAAAAAGGAGTTGCTAACTTGTCGGAAGATTTTATCCAGACCATCACTGAAATGAGAACAACAATTCGAGAGTACGGTTCGGTAACCAATGTTGAATACGCAACGCTAAAACCTAGTTTTGGGGATGCCACAATCTGGTTTGACAGCATGACGGCATACgtaaatattcttgaaaacgtCCAGAAGGAAATGGCAGAAGAGATTTTAGCCCGTTTAGAAAATGACTTGCAGTCCGATACCAAATCCATCGCTGTAAGTATAGCCCTTGTTATCGTGGTCATCGTTATGTGTCCATTGATACTACGTGCCTTTTGGGCAATTACAACAGATATCCAGAACTATGCTCTTACGCTTGCTTCGCAAACCAAAGCTttgaacaaagaaaagaaacgagCAGATTGGCTTTTGTATTCCATGATGCCGATTGTTGTTGCTGAGCAGTTAATGACCAGTCAGGATGTTACTGCCGAATATTTCGACAGCGCTACGGTGTTTTTTGCTGATATTACCGGGTTCAGTAAATTGTGCTCCGAAAGTACTCCAATGCAG ATTGTTGAAATGTTGAACGGTCTGTATTTGGTATTTGATACCCGAATCGAACACTACAATGTCTACAAAGTAGAGACCATCAATGAAACATACATGCTGGCATCTG GTTTACCCACTCGATGTGGTACTCGCCACGTTGGTGAAATTGCTACTGTTGCTCTCGACTTGGTTTATCATGCCAGCTGTCTGGAGGTACCGCACAAGAAACATAAGAAAATCCAGATAAGAGTGGGCATTAACACTG GATCTGTTGTGGCTGGTGTCGTCGGGTTGAAAATGCCAAGATACTGTCTGTTTGGTGATACTGTAAACACAGCGTCCCGTATGCAATCGACTGGACTGC CGGGACGTGTACAAGTCAGCGACACGTCGTATTTAGGTCTTATGGATCTAGGTGGTTACAAGCTTGTTAAAAGAGGTATTGTTGATGTCAAG GGCAAAGGCTCCATGGATACTTATTGGCTGACAGAGAAGGACAATTTTGAGATGGCCATCACTGCTGAAGACAATGCTAATAATCTTATGAATGATGTCGCCCTTCGTGAACATAAATATGAACATATGTATGAACAAACGTACACAGGTCGTATCCAATACAGGGGTCGAACCAGCGACCGAAATGGATCAGAAACAGACAGCGAATAG
- the LOC140154503 gene encoding LOW QUALITY PROTEIN: uncharacterized protein (The sequence of the model RefSeq protein was modified relative to this genomic sequence to represent the inferred CDS: substituted 1 base at 1 genomic stop codon) — protein MTAPYREVHSNGKVRVDNSQSSFGSLSQVKEATRILLLHPNEIGKCRENPLTQKGKRIQLTKMLILILIPIFSLAILAVMDLETIARNNNVNVQVRNAIKFSRDIGVLLSRLQRERDMVALYVSAIRAENNMYLIETYPLTDVALDELQYWPVETSILKELPFFRKKSDFKKHLANHRSNLNRNNTTVYQEIDFYTSALQIFIDWLYESVGNSKGHAIWQTLVAYQLLIVSNVDTGIERTLGSVFFARGQFDRHEDYVWYLEKYNVGTWNFLASKRYSMLAIELYDKGVANLSEDFLQTITEMRTVIREYGSINNVEYGTLEPSFNDATIWFDSMSSYVNILENVQKKMAEEILARLENDLQSDRKSITVSIALVIVVIIMCPLILRAFWALTRDIQNYALSLASQTKALNKEKKRADWLLYSMMPKVVAEQLMTNQGVTAEYYDSATVFFADINGFSKLCSLSSPMQIVEMLNGLYLVFDTRIENYNVYKVETINETYMLASGKXDKN, from the exons ATGACGGCACCATATCGCGAAGTTCACTCCAATGGCAAAGTTAGAGTTGACAACTCGCAATCTTCTTTCGGATCTTTGTCACAAGTAAAGGAAGCAACGCGAATACTTCTCCTGCATCCAAACGAAATTGGAAAATGCCGCGAAAACCCACTTACACAAAAAGGGAAGCGAATTCAGCTTACCAAGATGTTAATTCTGATTCTGATTCCAATTTTTTCTCTGGCCATTCTGGCTGTGATGGATTTAGAAACCATAGCGCGAAATAACAATGTTAACGTGCAAGTCCGTAACGCTATTAAATTCAGCAGGGATATTGGCGTTTTACTGAGCCGGCTTCAGCGCGAGAGAGACATGGTTGCTTTATACGTAAGTGCAATTAGGGCAGAAAATAATATGTACCTAATAGAGACGTATCCATTGACTGATGTGGCACTAGATGAACTTCAGTACTGGCCCGTCGAGACAAGCATCTTGAAAGAACTTCCATTCTTTCGAAAAAAGAGTGACTTCAAGAAACATCTTGCAAATCACCGCAGCAATCTAAACCGCAACAACACTACGGTTTATCAGGAGATCGATTTCTACACCAGTGCTTTGCAGATTTTCATTGACTGGCTTTATGAAAGTGTTGGTAATTCCAAAGGACATGCCATCTGGCAAACACTTGTGGCGTACCAACTGCTGATTGTTAGCAATGTTGATACTGGGATTGAACGTACTCTTGGCTCGGTGTTCTTTGCTAGAGGTCAGTTTGACAGACATGAAGATTACGTTTGGTATCTCGAAAAATACAACGTCGGAACATGGAATTTTCTAGCCTCCAAGCGATACTCTATGCTTGCCATTGAGTTATATGACAAAGGAGTAGCCAACTTGTCCGAAGATTTTCTCCAGACAATCACAGAAATGAGAACAGTTATTCGCGAGTATGGTTCTATTAATAATGTAGAATACGGTACATTAGAGCCTAGCTTTAATGATGCTACAATCTGGTTTGACAGCATGTCATCATACGTAAACATCCTAGAAAATGTTCAAAAGAAAATGGCAGAAGAGATTTTAGCGCGATTAGAAAATGACTTGCAGTCCGATAGAAAATCCATTACTGTTAGCATAGCTCttgtcatcgtcgtcatcattatgtGTCCTCTGATATTACGCGCATTCTGGGCACTAACAAGAGACATCCAGAACTATGCTCTCTCACTTGCCTCACAAACCAAAGCTttgaacaaagaaaagaaacgagCAGATTGGCTTTTGTATTCCATGATGCCGAAAGTTGTTGCCGAACAGTTGATGACCAATCAAGGTGTTACTGCCGAGTATTATGATAGCGCTACTGTGTTTTTTGCTGATATTAACGGATTCAGTAAATTATGCTCGCTTAGCAGTCCCATGCAG ATTGTTGAAATGTTGAACGGTCTGTATTTAGTATTTGATACCCGAATCGAAAACTACAATGTCTACAAAGTAGAGACCATCAATGAAACGTATATGCTGGCATCTGGTAAGTAAGACAAAAATTAG
- the LOC140154504 gene encoding LOW QUALITY PROTEIN: uncharacterized protein (The sequence of the model RefSeq protein was modified relative to this genomic sequence to represent the inferred CDS: inserted 2 bases in 2 codons): MSLFVGDSTPLYREVIKKKKKRRVDNSQSSFGSLSQIDEPIRVLLLHPNEIGKCRENPLTEKGKRIQLTKMLVLILIPILALAVLAVMDLNSIARNNNVDVEVRNVIRFSRDIGMLLSTLQRERDMAALYVSVIGSEDNAYLTETYPLTDMALDELDYWPVVTSILNELPFFRKKSDFKEHLANHRANLKRNDTTVYKEIDFYTSALQIFIDWLYESVGNSKGHAIWQTLVAYQLLIVSNVDTGIERTLGSVFFARGQFDRHEDYVWYLDKYNVGTWNFEASMRYSTLITNLYEMEVESLSVNFTHNIARMRKEILEYGDVMYSGFHEPNFGEATLWFDSMTVYIEILETVQKNMADEILARLQSDLESDTKSIAISISLVIIVIIMCPLILRAFWSLTTDIQNYALTLAAQTKALNKEKRRSNYLLYSMIQXVVAEQLMKNRNVEAESYSNATVFFSDIPGFDQLCSESTPMQVVEMLNGLYLVFDYRIDRYKVYKVETINETYMLASGKPGAIIGXHTAELATVALDLIYHASSLEVPHKKHKKIKIRVGMHTGPIVAAVVGLKMPRYCLFGDTVNIASRMKTTGLRK, from the exons ATGTCGTTGTTCGTTGGAGACTCTACTCCTCTATACCGAGaagttatcaaaaaaaaaaaaaaaaggagggtgGACAATTCTCAATCTTCATTTGGGTCACTTTCGCAAATTGACGAACCAATTCGCGTTCTACTTTTACACCCAAATGAGATTGGAAAATGCCGCGAAAATCCTCTTACGGAGAAAGGTAAACGAATTCAACTGACAAAGATGTTGGTGTTGATTTTGATTCCTATATTGGCTTTAGCAGTTCTGGCAGTGATGGATTTAAATTCTATTGCAAGAAACAACAACGTTGATGTTGAAGTGAGAAATGTCATACGGTTTAGCCGTGACATAGGGATGTTGCTGAGTACATTACAACGCGAAAGGGACATGGCGGCTCTTTATGTGAGTGTTATTGGTTCGGAAGACAATGCATATCTCACCGAAACGTATCCTTTAACCGATATGGCACTAGATGAATTAGATTACTGGCCGGTAGTGACAAGTATCTTAAACGAACTTCCATTCTTTCGCAAGAAGAGTGATTTTAAAGAGCACTTGGCAAACCATCGTGCCAACCTCAAACGTAATGACACCACTGTCTACAAAGAAATTGACTTCTACACCAGCGCTTTACAGATCTTTATTGACTGGCTTTATGAAAGTGTTGGCAATTCTAAAGGTCATGCCATCTGGCAAACACTTGTAGCGTACCAGCTATTGATTGTCAGCAATGTTGACACAGGCATTGAACGCACTTTAGGATCGGTTTTCTTTGCAAGAGGTCAGTTTGACAGACATGAAGACTACGTTTGGTATCTTGACAAATATAACGTCGGAACATGGAATTTCGAGGCATCCATGCGGTACTCAACCTTGATCACCAACTTATACGAAATGGAAGTTGAATCACTATCGGTCAACTTTACACACAATATCGCGCGAATGAGAAAAGAAATTTTAGAATACGGTGATGTAATGTACTCTGGATTTCACGAGCCAAATTTTGGAGAGGCGACTCTATGGTTTGACAGCATGACTGTGTACATCGAGATCTTGGAAACTGTACAAAAGAACATGGCTGACGAAATCTTGGCCCGACTGCAAAGTGACCTTGAATCTGACACAAAGTCAATCGCAATTAGTATCTCACttgttattattgtaatcatCATGTGTCCTTTGATTCTTCGTGCCTTCTGGTCACTCACAACTGACATTCAAAACTACGCGCTTACACTTGCTGCTCAGACTAAAGCATTGAACAAAGAGAAAAGGCGTTCCAATTATCTTTTGTATTCGATGATAC GGGTTGTTGCGGAGCAACTAATGAAGAACAGGAACGTTGAGGCCGAATCCTACAGCAATGCCACTGTCTTCTTTTCGGACATTCCTGGGTTTGACCAACTTTGCTCAGAAAGTACTCCGATGCAA gTTGTAGAAATGCTTAATGGCCTATACTTGGTGTTTGATTATCGTATTGATCGTTACAAAGTCTACAAGGTGGAAACAATTAACGAAACATACATGCTAGCATCCGGTAA GCCGGGTGCAATAATTG GTCACACCGCCGAACTGGCAACGGTAGCTTTAGATCTGATTTACCACGCTAGCAGCCTTGAGGTTCCTCATAAGAAACACAAGAAAATCAAGATACGAGTCGGCATGCACACAG GTCCCATTGTAGCGGCAGTGGTTGGATTAAAGATGCCACGGTATTGTTTATTCGGCGATACCGTTAACATTGCCTCACGAATGAAAACTACTGGACTACGTAAGTAA